A window of the Diabrotica undecimpunctata isolate CICGRU chromosome 1, icDiaUnde3, whole genome shotgun sequence genome harbors these coding sequences:
- the LOC140449478 gene encoding uncharacterized protein, with amino-acid sequence MDEGASQKCSYVIQSDQHCLQTTAGLCNLIEHQSLVDILLCCGNNCLHAHKIVLACHSKLFRTEFEQNPNIEQVIFSGCDFKIIKALVKFMYDGETCVSEANASNFIAMAKMLHIDSLHIPLNYEFSDSLIDVPKPIFITAKPKYPTFPFKPASSAVNILKSTNSTISNSNPMPKVNRRMYLDAEHQACMKEAIASKLALANLKKEISSAPQPPIFIIEDSYTETTVENFIPADRKNFVTLDVDELNPKFEPKATDKSDVILTVQNGEQRWTANKIKQVLENRANSNVEVMFKTADGTFVTVTDEVLRSLQKEGLQYQVIDEDGKLGEVQELNCLRNEPEEQTTQNNICDMEFQDAYATNSDPNHMDPTNLKSENDIMLEVEPTTLYKSFNMSDYLQPLSKTEEDVRVSPVEDRLKFSPEIFFADFSENL; translated from the exons ATGGATGAAGGTGCATCTCAAAAATGTTCTTATGTAATTCAATCCGACCAACATTGTCTACAAACGACAGCAGGACTATGCAACCTAATTGAACATCAGAGTTTAGTGGATATCCTCCTGTGTTGTGGTAATAATTGTCTTCATGCACATAAAATTGTGTTAGCATGCCATAGCAAGCTATTTAGA accGAGTTTGAGCAAAATCCCAACATAGAGCAGGTTATATTTTCAGGTTGTGActtcaaaataattaaagctTTAGTGAAATTTATGTATGATGGAGAAACATGTGTAAGTGAAGCAAATGCCAGTAATTTTATTGCTATGGCTAAAATGCTTCATATTGATTCATTGCATATTCCACTTAACTATGAATTCtcag ATTCCTTAATAGATGTACCGAAACCTATCTTCATAACTGCCAAACCAAAATACCCGACCTTTCCCTTTAAACCTGCCAGTTCTGCagtaaatattttgaaatcgaCCAACTCCACGATCAGTAATTCAAATCCAATGCCGAAGGTAAATCGCAGAATGTATTTAGATGCAGAACACCAGGCTTGTATGAAAGAAGCCATAGCTAGTAAATTAGCGCTTGCGAATTTGAAGAAAGAGATAAGTTCAGCCCCTCAACCTCCCATTTTCATTATTGAAGATTCTTATACAGAGACAACTGTAGAGAATTTCATACCTGCAGATAGGAAAAACTTCGTCACATTGGACGTGGATGAATTAAATCCAAAATTTGAGCCGAAAGCCACTGATAAATCAGATGTAATACTAACTGTGCAAAATGGAGAACAGCGTTGGACTGCTAACAAGATCAAGCAAGTTCTGGAGAATCGGGCAAACTCCAATGTAGAGGTCATGTTTAAAACTGCTGATGGGACTTTTGTTACTGTAACGGATGAAGTGTTGCGGAGTTTACAAAAAGAGG GTTTACAGTACCAAGTAATAGACGAGGACGGCAAATTGGGAGAGGTTCAAGAACTAAATTGTCTTCGTAATGAACCAGAGGAACAAACTACTCAAAATAACATATGTGACATGGAATTCCAAGATGCCTATGCCACTAATTCTGACCCAAATCATATGGACCCTACCAATTTGAAATCAGAAAATGACATTATGTTAGAAGTAGAACCAACAACATTGTATAAATCATTCAATATGTCAGATTATTTGCAACCGCTTTCCAAGACAGAGGAAGATGTGCGTGTCTCACCAGTGGAAGATCGCTTGAAATTCAGCCCTGAAATATTTTTTGCCGATTTTAGCGAAAATCTTTAA